In Nostoc sp. GT001, a genomic segment contains:
- a CDS encoding sulfite exporter TauE/SafE family protein, whose amino-acid sequence MPPSLTLFHSLLLFSTAFIAGGLNAVAGGGSFITFPTLIFTGVPPIAANATNNTAIWVAALASAGAYRQDLGIERRDFLLLCGVSLVGGMIGSIALLYTSPDVFKKLIPYLLLLATVVFTFGEPFKKWLQRRNQNTSPESVPLFNLALAQLAIAIYGGFFGAGIGILMLATLTLLGIKSIHKMNAFKTFLGSCINGIAIVPFLFAGVIAWHQAILMAVGGSLGGYLSAHYARKLEPHLIRKFVMIVAFSMTAYFFIHG is encoded by the coding sequence ATGCCACCATCTTTAACACTTTTCCATAGCTTACTTCTCTTTAGTACTGCTTTCATTGCAGGTGGCTTAAATGCTGTAGCTGGTGGTGGAAGTTTTATCACATTTCCAACTCTCATCTTTACAGGTGTACCCCCGATCGCAGCTAACGCCACCAATAATACTGCAATTTGGGTGGCTGCCCTAGCCAGTGCTGGAGCATATCGTCAAGATTTGGGCATCGAGCGGCGAGATTTTTTACTTCTATGTGGCGTCAGTTTAGTTGGTGGCATGATTGGCTCCATAGCTTTGTTGTATACATCGCCAGATGTCTTTAAAAAGCTGATTCCCTATCTATTGCTGCTAGCAACAGTTGTGTTTACCTTTGGCGAACCGTTCAAAAAGTGGTTGCAGCGTCGAAACCAGAATACATCACCGGAATCTGTACCGTTGTTTAATTTAGCACTAGCTCAACTAGCGATCGCCATCTATGGCGGTTTCTTCGGCGCAGGTATAGGGATTTTAATGCTGGCAACTCTGACATTGTTAGGTATCAAAAGTATCCACAAAATGAATGCTTTCAAGACATTTTTAGGGAGTTGTATCAATGGTATTGCGATCGTTCCATTTCTTTTTGCAGGTGTGATTGCTTGGCATCAAGCTATTTTGATGGCAGTCGGTGGCTCTCTTGGTGGTTACTTAAGTGCCCATTATGCTCGTAAACTTGAACCGCACTTAATTCGGAAATTTGTGATGATTGTTGCTTTTAGCATGACTGCCTACTTTTTTATTCACGGTTAA
- a CDS encoding TauD/TfdA family dioxygenase, giving the protein MGSQYFDIKPVAGRIGAEIIGVNLSSNLSDDIISDIRKTLVKYKVIFFRGQQQLDADGQVAFARRFGEVTTAHPTVPSLPENPEVLDLNYGRTTSRANSWHTDVTFVDRPPLGSILRALDIPPTGGDTIWANSVTAYQDLPTHLRNLADELWAVHSNAFDYATGFDLPEDAKAYRAVFTSTVYETLHPVVRVHPESGERGLFIGGFVRQFRGLSTTESDDILRLLQAYITRPENTVRWRWQVGDVAFWDNRATQHYAIADYGDQPRHVQRVTIVGDLPVGIDGKQSEAIKGDASEYNRREAVTA; this is encoded by the coding sequence ATGGGTTCTCAATACTTTGATATCAAACCAGTTGCAGGACGTATCGGTGCTGAAATCATCGGTGTTAATCTGAGTTCTAACCTCAGCGATGACATCATCAGCGATATTCGCAAGACTTTAGTCAAATACAAAGTTATCTTTTTCCGTGGTCAGCAACAGCTTGATGCTGATGGACAGGTTGCCTTCGCTCGTCGTTTTGGTGAAGTCACTACAGCCCACCCTACCGTACCATCGCTGCCAGAAAATCCAGAAGTCTTGGATTTGAATTATGGGCGCACCACTTCCCGCGCCAATAGCTGGCATACAGATGTAACATTTGTAGACCGTCCTCCTCTCGGCTCTATCTTACGAGCGCTTGACATTCCCCCAACTGGTGGCGATACAATCTGGGCAAACTCCGTGACTGCATACCAAGATTTACCTACTCATTTGCGTAATCTTGCAGACGAACTTTGGGCAGTACATAGCAATGCCTTCGATTATGCAACTGGATTCGACCTACCTGAAGATGCCAAAGCTTACCGGGCTGTCTTCACCTCGACTGTATACGAGACTCTGCACCCAGTTGTGCGCGTCCATCCCGAATCTGGGGAGCGGGGGCTATTCATCGGCGGATTTGTGCGCCAGTTCCGTGGCTTATCAACAACTGAATCAGATGATATTCTGCGGCTGTTGCAAGCATACATCACACGTCCTGAGAACACAGTGCGGTGGCGTTGGCAAGTTGGTGACGTAGCCTTTTGGGATAATCGGGCTACTCAACATTATGCGATCGCAGATTACGGCGATCAACCCCGCCACGTTCAACGAGTCACAATTGTCGGCGATCTCCCCGTTGGCATCGATGGTAAACAAAGTGAAGCGATCAAAGGAGATGCTTCTGAGTACAACCGACGTGAGGCGGTGACTGCGTAA
- a CDS encoding ABC transporter ATP-binding protein: MAKSRRIAKLSAYLRPHWREASLGILALLSVNALGVYIPWLIRAGVDKLSTTFSWNQILHYVVVIVLLSSAMWLMRMASRIWLFGVGRQVEFDLKQRIFEHLLKLEPGYFASNTAGDLISRATSDVDNIKRLLGFAVLSLANTMFAYALTLPVMLAISVDLTLAALAVYPFMLLLVSLFSDRLRKQQAAVQEQLSDISELIQEDISGIALIKIYAQEANERRAFAKKNQQLLTANLELAKIRNTLFPLIGGLANISSLVIIWLGAARMSAGTLQVGDFLALLIYVERLVFPTALLGFTITAYQRGEVSIDRLEAILSVTPKIKDAADAIHLPVAELKGELTAKNLTYNYPGSTTPALANINFTIAAGETVAIVGAIGSGKSTLANALPRLLDIESGQLFLDGVDITKIALTDLRGAIAYVPQDSFLFSTTIKNNIRYGDPVSEQQQVESVAKLAQIESEIQNFPQQYETIVGERGINLSGGQRQRTALARAMLVNAPVLILDDALSSVDNQTATKILKNLSSDTERKTVIFITHQLSAAAAADRIFVMEKGKIVQIGNHLELLQQQGLYRTLWSQHQVEELLR, translated from the coding sequence ATGGCAAAATCTCGACGAATCGCTAAACTCAGTGCTTACTTACGACCCCATTGGCGGGAAGCCTCCTTGGGTATTCTCGCTTTGTTGTCTGTCAATGCACTGGGTGTTTATATCCCTTGGTTGATTCGTGCTGGTGTTGACAAACTCTCGACAACCTTCAGCTGGAACCAAATACTACATTACGTAGTAGTGATTGTCTTGCTCAGTTCGGCGATGTGGCTAATGCGGATGGCATCACGCATTTGGCTATTTGGGGTGGGGCGTCAGGTGGAATTTGACCTGAAACAACGGATTTTTGAACACTTACTGAAGCTGGAGCCTGGTTATTTTGCCAGTAATACTGCTGGCGATTTGATTAGTCGGGCTACCAGTGATGTGGACAATATCAAGCGGTTATTAGGTTTTGCGGTCTTGAGTTTGGCAAATACAATGTTTGCCTACGCCCTGACACTGCCAGTAATGCTGGCAATTAGTGTGGATCTCACCCTAGCCGCCCTAGCAGTGTATCCTTTTATGCTCTTGTTGGTGAGTTTATTTAGCGATCGCTTACGCAAACAACAAGCAGCAGTCCAAGAGCAGCTCTCTGATATCAGCGAACTCATCCAGGAAGATATTAGTGGCATTGCCTTAATTAAAATCTATGCTCAAGAAGCAAACGAGCGTCGAGCTTTTGCCAAGAAAAATCAGCAGCTATTGACTGCTAACCTAGAATTGGCAAAAATCCGCAATACACTGTTTCCGCTAATTGGTGGGCTAGCTAATATCAGTTCGCTGGTAATCATCTGGCTGGGAGCGGCACGGATGTCTGCTGGGACACTTCAGGTTGGCGATTTTTTAGCATTGTTAATTTATGTAGAGCGTCTAGTTTTCCCCACTGCCCTTTTAGGATTCACAATTACTGCCTACCAACGCGGTGAAGTTAGTATCGATAGGCTTGAAGCTATTCTCTCTGTCACACCAAAAATTAAAGATGCAGCCGATGCCATACATCTGCCTGTGGCTGAACTCAAAGGGGAACTGACAGCGAAAAATCTCACCTACAATTACCCTGGTTCCACTACCCCAGCTTTAGCAAATATTAACTTTACTATTGCTGCTGGAGAAACTGTAGCGATTGTTGGGGCAATTGGTTCGGGAAAATCTACTTTGGCCAATGCTTTACCGCGCTTGTTGGATATTGAATCAGGACAATTGTTTTTAGATGGGGTAGATATTACTAAGATCGCTTTGACAGATTTACGAGGTGCGATCGCCTACGTTCCTCAAGATAGCTTTCTATTTAGCACTACAATCAAAAATAATATTCGCTACGGCGATCCAGTTAGCGAACAACAGCAGGTAGAATCTGTCGCTAAACTTGCCCAAATTGAATCAGAAATTCAGAATTTTCCCCAGCAATATGAAACTATTGTTGGCGAACGCGGTATTAATCTTTCTGGCGGTCAACGCCAACGTACTGCTTTAGCTCGTGCAATGTTGGTCAATGCTCCAGTGTTAATTTTGGATGACGCTCTCTCTAGTGTAGATAATCAAACAGCTACGAAAATCCTCAAAAATCTCTCCAGTGATACTGAACGCAAAACAGTAATTTTTATTACGCACCAATTATCAGCGGCGGCGGCGGCTGACCGAATTTTTGTCATGGAAAAGGGAAAAATTGTGCAAATCGGAAATCACTTGGAGCTTTTGCAACAACAGGGTTTATACAGAACTTTGTGGAGCCAACATCAAGTTGAGGAATTACTGCGGTGA
- a CDS encoding bifunctional serine/threonine-protein kinase/formylglycine-generating enzyme family protein, translated as MQICQNPNCSNPFNSDSNRFCVSCGQSNFGKLLRNRYRVLRLLGEGGFSRTYATEDVDRLNAPCVIKQFFPQFQGTGQRTKAAEFFKEEAFRLYELGENHTQIPRLLAYFEQGTSLYLVQEFIQGKTLLQEVQQQIYGEQQIWELLADLLPVLQFIHTHNVIHRDIKPENIIRRASDEKPVLIDFGGAKQVTQTSIGRQATVIYTLGYAPTEQMAGFACHGSDLYALGVTCVRLLTQCLPLQDASGQINDPIYDAMSAKWLWRERLQEKGITISDELGKILDKLLKHLPSERYQTAVEVINDVELATSNIEPIALKIVSMPQPILPPLPQKVIVPLPPLETFEFNVVTVDTGGREVNRMNCNANFFAEELGKSVTLEMVSIPGGTYMMGSPEFEGDADERPRHQVTVEPFFMGKFPVTQAQWRVVAALPKVKQALNPHPSKFKGLDRPVENVSWYEAVEFCLRLSEKTGRDYRLPSEAEWEYACRAGTTTSFHFGETITSELVSCTMEPKSKFRKETTNVGSFEVANAFGLYDMHGLVWEWCADSWHNNYNDAPLDGTAWEVGGDINRRVLRGGSWSFSAELCRSASRSWNESDGGLRVCGFRVVFSVEEII; from the coding sequence ATGCAAATCTGCCAAAATCCCAATTGCTCAAATCCATTCAACTCTGATAGCAATAGATTTTGCGTGAGTTGCGGACAAAGCAACTTTGGTAAACTTCTCAGAAACCGTTATCGCGTATTAAGACTATTAGGCGAAGGTGGATTTAGTAGAACCTATGCTACAGAAGATGTAGACAGACTAAACGCCCCTTGCGTCATCAAGCAATTTTTCCCGCAGTTTCAGGGAACAGGACAACGCACTAAAGCCGCAGAATTTTTCAAAGAAGAGGCTTTTCGGTTGTATGAACTGGGAGAAAATCATACGCAAATTCCCAGATTACTAGCTTATTTTGAACAAGGTACTAGCTTGTATCTCGTACAAGAATTTATTCAAGGAAAAACTCTTTTACAAGAAGTTCAGCAACAAATTTATGGCGAACAACAAATTTGGGAACTTTTAGCTGATTTATTGCCAGTTCTGCAATTTATTCATACTCATAACGTCATTCATCGCGATATTAAACCAGAAAATATCATCCGCCGTGCAAGTGATGAAAAACCCGTATTAATTGACTTTGGCGGTGCTAAACAAGTAACACAAACCAGTATCGGAAGACAAGCTACAGTAATTTATACCCTTGGCTATGCCCCAACAGAACAAATGGCTGGATTTGCTTGTCACGGCAGTGATTTGTATGCTTTGGGCGTAACTTGTGTGCGTCTTTTAACTCAATGTTTGCCCTTGCAGGATGCTTCTGGACAGATTAATGACCCTATTTATGATGCCATGAGCGCTAAGTGGTTGTGGCGCGAACGTTTACAAGAAAAAGGTATTACTATCAGCGACGAATTAGGAAAAATTTTAGATAAATTACTCAAACATCTACCGAGTGAAAGGTATCAAACAGCAGTAGAAGTCATCAACGATGTAGAGTTAGCCACATCGAACATTGAACCTATTGCCTTAAAAATTGTTTCGATGCCTCAACCTATATTACCGCCGCTACCACAAAAAGTAATCGTCCCATTACCCCCATTAGAAACCTTTGAATTTAACGTAGTGACAGTAGACACAGGTGGTAGAGAAGTAAACCGCATGAACTGTAATGCAAACTTCTTTGCTGAAGAATTAGGTAAGTCTGTCACATTAGAAATGGTATCGATTCCTGGTGGGACTTACATGATGGGTTCACCAGAATTTGAAGGAGATGCTGACGAACGTCCTCGACATCAAGTTACCGTTGAACCATTTTTTATGGGGAAATTTCCTGTAACTCAAGCACAGTGGAGAGTAGTAGCAGCTTTACCCAAAGTCAAACAAGCTTTAAATCCCCATCCATCGAAATTCAAAGGTTTAGATAGACCAGTAGAAAATGTATCTTGGTATGAGGCTGTAGAATTCTGTCTCAGGCTATCAGAAAAAACTGGACGCGACTATCGTTTACCAAGTGAAGCGGAATGGGAATATGCTTGTCGGGCTGGAACTACAACCTCATTCCACTTTGGCGAAACGATTACCTCTGAGTTAGTCAGCTGCACTATGGAACCAAAAAGCAAATTCCGTAAAGAAACAACAAACGTCGGTAGTTTTGAAGTCGCCAACGCCTTTGGATTGTACGATATGCACGGGTTAGTTTGGGAATGGTGTGCTGATTCGTGGCATAACAATTACAATGACGCACCCTTAGATGGAACAGCTTGGGAAGTTGGCGGTGATATAAATCGTCGGGTGCTACGCGGTGGTTCTTGGAGTTTCAGTGCAGAACTGTGTCGCAGCGCTAGCCGTAGCTGGAATGAGTCAGACGGTGGACTGAGGGTTTGTGGCTTTAGAGTAGTATTTTCTGTAGAGGAGATTATTTAG
- a CDS encoding DMT family transporter yields the protein MLGILTVLLSSFVLTFHNVTVRVLFSEHLVLGLFLVGGYVKPDLQNSFLLMFMRMLLVVPLMASLSFKLYPSAWTELQDLFTRNRRDVLIQALGCGVLMFVYIASLYIAIGLIPTGIALTLFFTYPVFTALLSWRFFGHRPTLFRWLVMAIILVGSALTIPQSSATYSSHTIAIGIFASFGAGIVYAFYGIIAQKCLEKFHPIPFTWISFACTLLLSGVSLVFWPGKSAQLDWTPLWIGSIFSGLVSFLGHTLNNVGIRMVGASTASIIGSSSPALTALVAWITINETLNVIQSVGIGVVTLGIALLSAEGFVKSLKIRS from the coding sequence GTGTTGGGCATCCTAACGGTTCTTCTATCCTCCTTTGTTTTAACGTTTCACAACGTTACTGTCCGAGTTTTGTTTTCAGAACATCTCGTACTAGGTTTATTTTTAGTCGGTGGATACGTTAAACCGGATTTGCAGAATTCCTTCTTGCTGATGTTCATGCGAATGCTGCTGGTGGTTCCACTCATGGCATCTTTATCATTCAAGCTATATCCATCTGCTTGGACAGAACTCCAAGACTTGTTCACTCGCAACCGTAGGGATGTTCTAATCCAAGCTCTTGGCTGTGGAGTGCTGATGTTTGTGTATATTGCCTCACTCTACATTGCTATTGGCTTGATTCCCACAGGTATTGCCTTGACCCTCTTTTTCACCTATCCCGTATTTACAGCACTACTATCTTGGAGGTTTTTTGGCCATCGCCCCACATTGTTCCGTTGGCTGGTAATGGCTATTATTCTGGTGGGAAGCGCTCTCACGATTCCCCAATCTTCTGCTACCTACAGCAGTCATACCATTGCGATCGGTATTTTCGCTAGTTTTGGCGCTGGGATCGTTTATGCCTTTTATGGCATCATTGCTCAAAAATGTTTAGAAAAATTCCATCCAATTCCCTTTACCTGGATCAGTTTTGCCTGTACTCTACTGCTCTCTGGTGTTAGCTTAGTGTTCTGGCCAGGTAAAAGCGCTCAACTTGACTGGACACCCCTATGGATTGGTAGCATATTTTCCGGTCTTGTCAGCTTTCTCGGACACACTTTAAACAATGTGGGAATTCGGATGGTTGGCGCATCTACCGCCTCCATAATCGGCTCTAGCAGTCCAGCATTGACGGCCTTAGTTGCATGGATAACGATTAACGAAACTTTAAACGTGATTCAGAGCGTGGGGATTGGTGTTGTCACATTGGGGATCGCCTTACTTAGTGCAGAAGGCTTTGTAAAATCGCTCAAAATTAGGAGTTGA
- a CDS encoding ABC transporter permease — protein sequence MNISPSLKKPRVSWQAVFSLLIFVFMYLPILVLGFYSFNQSPYSANWQGFTLDWYRKLFSDDRILSALQNSMIVAGCAVAISAVLGTLMAVGLAHYEFPGKKLYRGIAYLPLIIPDIAIAVATLVCLAAFAIPLSLWTIVAAHVVFCLAYVGLVVASRLTNLDPHLEEAALDLGATPTQAFIKVLLPQLMPGIVAGCLLAFVLSLDDFLIASFTAGSGSNTLPMEIFSRIRSGVKPDINALSVMLILVSAIIALVAELIRASGENKTFK from the coding sequence GTGAATATCTCTCCATCTCTCAAAAAACCGCGTGTCTCATGGCAGGCGGTTTTCTCACTGTTGATATTTGTGTTCATGTACCTGCCCATACTAGTACTTGGCTTTTATAGCTTCAATCAGTCACCCTACAGTGCAAATTGGCAAGGATTCACTCTCGATTGGTATCGTAAGTTGTTCAGTGACGATCGCATCTTATCAGCTTTGCAAAACAGTATGATCGTTGCTGGTTGTGCCGTGGCAATTTCCGCAGTACTGGGAACCTTGATGGCAGTTGGGTTGGCGCATTACGAATTTCCTGGTAAAAAATTGTATCGGGGTATTGCTTACCTACCATTGATTATTCCCGATATTGCGATCGCAGTGGCTACCCTAGTATGTCTAGCAGCCTTTGCGATACCTTTGAGTTTATGGACAATAGTTGCAGCCCATGTGGTGTTTTGTCTGGCTTATGTCGGACTTGTGGTTGCTTCCCGACTGACTAATTTAGATCCACACTTAGAAGAAGCAGCACTAGATTTAGGTGCAACACCAACCCAAGCTTTCATCAAAGTATTGCTACCTCAATTAATGCCTGGGATTGTCGCTGGTTGTCTCTTGGCTTTTGTTCTTAGCCTAGATGACTTTCTTATTGCTAGTTTTACTGCTGGTAGTGGTTCTAACACCTTGCCAATGGAAATTTTTAGCCGCATTAGAAGCGGAGTTAAACCTGATATTAACGCGCTGAGTGTCATGTTAATTTTAGTATCTGCGATCATTGCCCTTGTAGCGGAATTAATTCGCGCTTCTGGAGAAAATAAAACTTTTAAATAA
- the galE gene encoding UDP-glucose 4-epimerase GalE, giving the protein MSPGKPTILVTGGAGYIGSHTVLALKKAGYGVVILDNLVYGHRDLVEKVLQVELIIGDTSDRALLDHVFKTHDIAAVMHFSAYAYVGESVSDPAKYYRNNVLGTLTLLEAMLTASVKKFVFSSTCATYGVPEFVPIPENHPQNPINPYGATKLMVERILSDFDVAYGLQSVRFRYFNAAGANPDGLLGEDHNPETHLIPLVLMTALGKRESISIFGTDYPTPDGTCIRDYIHVNDLADAHILGLEYLLKGGDSEVFNLSNGSGFSVREVIAAVEEVTGTSIPVEERDRRPGDPPVLIGTSEKARTILGWQPQYPSIKDIVADAWQWHQKRHHST; this is encoded by the coding sequence ATGTCGCCTGGAAAGCCTACTATTCTGGTAACAGGGGGAGCTGGATATATTGGTTCCCATACAGTGCTTGCTTTGAAAAAAGCGGGTTATGGGGTTGTCATACTTGATAATCTGGTCTATGGACATCGCGATCTAGTAGAAAAGGTTTTACAGGTAGAACTAATAATTGGGGACACAAGCGATCGCGCTTTGCTGGATCATGTATTTAAAACCCACGATATTGCTGCGGTGATGCATTTTTCGGCTTATGCCTACGTAGGAGAATCGGTGAGCGATCCGGCCAAATATTACCGCAACAACGTCCTTGGTACTTTGACGCTGTTAGAAGCGATGCTGACAGCATCTGTAAAGAAATTTGTCTTTTCTTCTACCTGTGCCACCTATGGTGTACCAGAATTCGTGCCCATTCCAGAAAACCATCCCCAAAATCCGATTAATCCCTATGGCGCTACAAAGCTAATGGTAGAAAGGATTCTCTCTGATTTTGATGTCGCTTACGGTTTGCAATCAGTGCGTTTTCGCTATTTCAATGCTGCTGGTGCTAATCCCGATGGCTTACTGGGCGAGGATCACAACCCAGAAACCCATCTGATTCCCTTGGTGCTAATGACAGCTTTAGGGAAACGAGAATCCATCTCAATTTTCGGCACTGATTACCCCACGCCCGATGGTACGTGTATTCGAGATTATATTCACGTTAACGACTTAGCAGATGCCCATATTTTGGGATTGGAATATTTATTAAAAGGTGGCGATAGTGAAGTTTTTAATTTGAGCAATGGCAGCGGTTTCTCCGTCAGAGAAGTCATTGCCGCAGTCGAAGAGGTGACAGGAACTTCGATACCAGTAGAAGAACGCGATCGCCGTCCTGGCGATCCCCCAGTTCTCATTGGCACCAGCGAGAAAGCCAGAACCATCTTAGGCTGGCAACCTCAGTATCCATCCATCAAAGATATTGTCGCTGACGCGTGGCAGTGGCATCAGAAGCGACATCATTCGACTTGA
- a CDS encoding SDR family oxidoreductase, which translates to MSLELKLSGKTAIVTGGSAGIGLATAKALYSEGVNVAIAARNQERLDRAVADIQSLPTPGAKVIAISADLTKAEDVEKVVSTTLAQFNQIDILINNAGSARAGAFLESTDDLFLDAWNLKLLGYIRLVRAVVPHQKSRGDGRIVNIVGGAGRTPRPNFLAGGTSNAALLNFTKGISKELAEYKIRINAISPGATATERAETLARQNAQAQGITVEEVKAQNIQSIPLKRIAQPEEIAALALFLVSDLAASITGTEIIVDGGSTPGV; encoded by the coding sequence ATGAGTTTAGAACTAAAACTATCAGGTAAAACTGCGATCGTTACAGGAGGGAGTGCGGGAATTGGATTAGCTACTGCCAAAGCACTTTATAGTGAGGGTGTGAATGTTGCGATCGCAGCCCGTAATCAAGAACGCTTAGATCGGGCTGTAGCTGACATCCAGTCTCTACCCACGCCAGGCGCCAAAGTTATTGCCATCAGCGCTGATTTAACTAAAGCTGAGGATGTTGAGAAAGTTGTCTCCACAACATTGGCCCAATTTAATCAGATTGATATTTTGATTAACAATGCCGGATCAGCCCGTGCTGGGGCTTTCCTAGAATCCACAGATGATTTATTTTTGGATGCTTGGAACTTAAAATTATTGGGCTATATCCGCTTAGTTAGAGCCGTCGTTCCCCATCAAAAAAGTCGCGGTGATGGGCGGATTGTCAATATAGTCGGTGGTGCAGGACGGACACCTCGTCCGAACTTCCTAGCTGGTGGTACAAGCAATGCTGCTTTGCTGAACTTCACAAAGGGCATTTCTAAAGAGCTAGCCGAGTACAAGATTCGCATTAACGCTATCTCCCCTGGTGCTACAGCTACAGAGCGTGCTGAGACTTTAGCGCGGCAAAATGCCCAAGCGCAAGGCATCACCGTCGAGGAAGTGAAAGCACAAAATATCCAAAGTATTCCTTTAAAAAGAATCGCCCAGCCAGAAGAAATTGCCGCGCTGGCGCTATTTTTGGTGTCCGATCTTGCTGCATCGATTACAGGAACAGAGATTATCGTTGATGGCGGATCTACCCCTGGTGTTTAG
- the acsF gene encoding magnesium-protoporphyrin IX monomethyl ester (oxidative) cyclase, producing the protein MVNTLPKPETKTPSKETVLTPRFYTTDFETAANLDLSAQETELQAMLTEMRTDYNRHHFVRDEAFEQSWEHIDGEARQAFIEYLERSCISEFSGFLLFKELSRKLKNRSPVLAEIFQMMARDEARHAGFLNKAMADFKLSLDLGTVTKTRTYTFFPIEWVLYTVYLSEKIGYWRYIIIFRHLEKHPENQFYPIFRYFESWCQDENRHGDIFKALLRSQPQLWNTWKSRLWSRFFLLSVFATHTLTVHERSGFYKSLGLDATEFDIQVVRNTNETAGRAFPVMLNTEHPKFFPRLQRCAGYNLKITEIEGSYNPKLVKLIRKLPLIAAIVWNLLLIYLIKPIDTEALRGTVR; encoded by the coding sequence ATGGTTAACACCCTACCCAAGCCAGAAACTAAAACCCCCAGTAAAGAAACTGTACTCACCCCCCGGTTTTACACTACAGATTTTGAAACCGCAGCCAACCTGGATTTGTCTGCCCAGGAAACAGAGTTACAGGCGATGTTGACAGAAATGCGGACAGACTACAACCGCCACCATTTTGTTCGCGATGAAGCGTTTGAGCAGTCTTGGGAACACATTGACGGTGAAGCAAGACAGGCGTTTATTGAGTATTTGGAACGCTCTTGCATTTCTGAGTTTTCCGGCTTCTTGCTATTCAAGGAATTATCCCGCAAGCTAAAAAATCGTAGCCCAGTGCTAGCGGAAATCTTTCAAATGATGGCGCGTGATGAAGCCCGCCATGCTGGATTTCTCAACAAAGCCATGGCCGATTTTAAACTCTCCCTTGATTTAGGCACTGTTACCAAAACCCGCACTTATACATTTTTCCCAATTGAATGGGTACTTTACACCGTCTACCTCTCAGAAAAAATCGGCTACTGGCGTTACATTATTATTTTCAGGCATCTAGAAAAGCACCCAGAAAACCAGTTTTACCCGATATTCCGCTACTTTGAGAGCTGGTGTCAGGACGAAAACCGCCACGGAGATATATTCAAAGCATTATTGCGTTCTCAACCGCAACTCTGGAACACCTGGAAATCTAGGCTGTGGAGTCGCTTTTTCTTGCTATCAGTATTTGCTACTCACACCCTGACAGTTCATGAACGTTCCGGCTTCTACAAATCATTGGGACTTGATGCCACAGAATTTGATATCCAAGTTGTGCGCAACACCAATGAAACCGCAGGACGGGCTTTTCCTGTAATGTTGAATACTGAACATCCCAAGTTTTTCCCACGTCTGCAACGCTGTGCAGGTTACAACTTGAAAATTACAGAGATTGAAGGCAGTTATAACCCGAAATTAGTGAAGCTAATTCGCAAACTACCTTTGATTGCGGCAATTGTTTGGAATCTGCTGTTAATTTACCTCATCAAACCAATTGATACTGAAGCCCTGCGGGGAACGGTTCGTTAG
- a CDS encoding HAD family hydrolase has product MPFSAILFDLDGTLTDPKPGITSCIQYALSELGYKPPNADELHWCIGPPLKDSFSQLLNTLDSTVIEQAILYYRRRFATIGLFENSLYPQMTEALKAIRIAGYKTFVATSKPYIYAVQIIEYFGLSLLFDGVYGSELDGTRSIKGDLIKHILLTEKLLPSTVVMVGDRSHDIIGAKRHQIASIGVTYGYGTEEELKAHGADLIAHSPSDIPKLIIRK; this is encoded by the coding sequence ATGCCTTTCTCCGCTATCCTTTTCGATCTTGACGGGACTTTGACAGATCCTAAACCTGGTATTACTAGTTGCATTCAGTATGCGCTCTCTGAACTCGGTTACAAACCACCGAATGCTGATGAATTACATTGGTGTATTGGCCCACCACTGAAAGATAGCTTTTCGCAATTACTCAATACCTTAGATAGCACAGTAATTGAACAAGCTATTTTATATTATCGTCGTCGTTTTGCCACAATTGGATTATTTGAAAACTCACTTTATCCCCAAATGACAGAAGCTTTAAAAGCAATTCGTATTGCTGGTTATAAAACTTTTGTTGCAACTTCTAAACCATATATTTATGCGGTGCAGATTATTGAATATTTTGGCTTGTCGTTGCTTTTTGATGGTGTTTATGGTAGCGAACTTGACGGAACGCGGAGCATAAAAGGTGACTTAATTAAACACATTTTACTAACAGAAAAACTTTTACCCTCTACTGTGGTGATGGTAGGCGATCGCTCCCATGACATCATTGGAGCCAAGCGCCATCAAATCGCCTCAATTGGTGTCACCTATGGCTATGGAACTGAGGAGGAATTAAAAGCTCATGGTGCTGACTTGATTGCCCATTCTCCAAGTGATATTCCCAAATTAATAATTCGTAAATAA